A window of Dickeya zeae NCPPB 2538 contains these coding sequences:
- a CDS encoding methyl-accepting chemotaxis protein encodes MSIELVSHPSSTQTPLSSRLAVGKGKLSTRALVLMATVFIIICGFILTIGFLLWQSGQQQKTTAQQLLEQTAYTSAYSVQNRLDVALFAARDLVQSVISLREAGAPDRAVAERLLENALKSHPDLLSMSLAWEPNAFDGKDQQYASQPEQDPKGRFVRYVDRDNAGHVALHNLTDYETPGSGDYYLLPRKLQKEVILEPYSYPYNGVDVLLTSIAVPIIIDGKFYGSVTADFSLDTLQKMVNDIKPFGGAGYAMMFSSSGSYIAHPDASRITKKLDDDPKLLESIQSGTPLTSIRMSSFTHQEMMSAYLPITIGNTGTPWTLGVTVPEQVVMAESVRLRYIGAVMTLLSILVVSGVISVIFTRKVLRPIGGEPTEAARIALAVAQGDLTFHIPVQPKDTSSIFYAMSEMQQQLRNIVEQLMSTSESVSHGAAEISAGNVDLASRTEQQAAALEETAASMEQITATVKQNADNAHSATRLTQNAAHIAQRGDEIVGQVVSVMGSIDNSSKKISEITTIISSIAFQTNILALNAAVEAARAGEQGRGFAVVAGEVRSLAQRSADAVKDITALIGESAERVGHGVSMVENAGKTMRDMLAAVTSVNDIMSEIVAASDEQSRGISQVTQAVHEMDGVTQQNAALVQQATAAAASLEDQARQLAQLVQVFRIH; translated from the coding sequence ATGTCCATTGAACTGGTTTCCCATCCATCCTCTACTCAGACGCCGCTATCTTCACGCCTTGCCGTCGGCAAGGGAAAGTTATCTACCCGAGCGCTGGTACTGATGGCCACGGTATTCATCATCATCTGCGGTTTTATCCTGACTATCGGTTTCCTGCTGTGGCAATCCGGCCAGCAGCAAAAGACCACCGCCCAGCAACTACTGGAACAGACGGCGTATACCAGCGCCTACTCGGTACAAAACCGGCTGGATGTCGCCCTGTTTGCCGCCCGGGATTTAGTGCAGAGTGTCATTAGCCTGCGGGAAGCCGGTGCGCCGGACCGTGCGGTTGCTGAGCGGTTGCTGGAAAATGCGCTCAAAAGCCACCCAGATTTACTGTCAATGTCGCTGGCATGGGAACCGAACGCGTTTGACGGTAAAGACCAGCAATACGCCAGTCAGCCAGAACAAGACCCGAAAGGCCGGTTTGTTCGCTATGTGGACCGCGATAACGCTGGTCACGTGGCGTTGCACAACCTGACCGATTACGAAACCCCCGGCAGCGGTGATTACTACCTGTTACCGCGAAAGCTGCAAAAGGAAGTGATCCTGGAGCCTTACAGCTACCCCTATAACGGGGTGGATGTTCTGCTCACGTCTATTGCGGTGCCTATCATCATTGACGGTAAGTTTTACGGTTCGGTCACCGCTGACTTCTCGCTGGACACGCTGCAAAAAATGGTCAACGACATTAAGCCGTTTGGCGGTGCCGGTTATGCCATGATGTTTTCATCAAGCGGCAGCTACATCGCCCACCCGGACGCCAGCCGTATTACCAAAAAGCTCGATGATGACCCGAAACTGCTGGAAAGCATCCAGTCCGGTACGCCGCTTACCTCAATTCGTATGAGTTCCTTTACTCACCAGGAAATGATGAGCGCCTATCTGCCGATTACTATCGGCAATACCGGCACGCCGTGGACGTTGGGCGTCACAGTACCCGAGCAGGTGGTCATGGCGGAATCCGTACGGTTACGCTACATCGGCGCGGTCATGACGCTATTGAGTATTCTGGTCGTCTCCGGGGTGATTAGCGTTATCTTCACCCGCAAGGTGTTGCGCCCGATAGGCGGTGAGCCGACGGAAGCTGCTCGAATTGCCCTGGCGGTGGCGCAAGGTGACCTGACCTTCCACATTCCGGTGCAGCCCAAAGACACCAGCAGCATCTTCTATGCGATGTCGGAAATGCAGCAGCAGTTACGCAATATTGTGGAGCAACTGATGTCCACCAGCGAATCGGTCAGCCACGGTGCCGCGGAAATTTCAGCCGGTAACGTCGACCTGGCTTCCCGCACCGAACAGCAGGCCGCGGCGCTGGAAGAAACCGCCGCCAGCATGGAGCAAATCACCGCCACCGTGAAGCAAAACGCCGATAACGCCCACAGCGCTACCCGGCTGACACAAAACGCGGCGCACATTGCCCAGCGCGGTGATGAGATTGTCGGTCAGGTGGTGAGCGTGATGGGTAGCATTGACAACAGTTCAAAGAAAATCAGCGAAATCACCACCATCATCAGCAGCATTGCCTTTCAGACTAATATTCTGGCGCTCAATGCGGCGGTGGAAGCCGCCCGCGCTGGCGAACAGGGGCGTGGTTTCGCGGTAGTGGCAGGTGAGGTACGCAGTCTGGCCCAACGCAGCGCGGATGCCGTCAAGGATATCACTGCGCTGATCGGTGAATCTGCCGAACGGGTCGGTCATGGGGTCAGTATGGTGGAGAATGCCGGGAAAACCATGCGAGACATGCTGGCCGCCGTCACCTCGGTCAACGATATTATGAGCGAGATTGTCGCCGCCTCGGATGAACAATCACGCGGCATCAGTCAGGTCACGCAGGCGGTGCATGAAATGGACGGCGTCACCCAACAGAACGCTGCACTGGTACAGCAGGCAACGGCGGCAGCGGCTTCTCTGGAGGATCAGGCCCGGCAACTGGCGCAACTGGTGCAGGTGTTCCGTATCCATTAG
- the uspA gene encoding universal stress protein UspA, with the protein MAYKHILIAVDLSPESKVLVEKAVSMARPYDAKVSLIHVDVNYSDLYTGLIDVNLGDMQQRISEETQNALKDLADGAGYPISETLSGSGDLGQVLVDAIRKYDVDLVLCGHHQDFWSKLMSSARQLINTVHIDMLIVPLRDEEV; encoded by the coding sequence ATGGCTTACAAACACATCCTTATTGCGGTTGACTTGTCACCGGAAAGTAAGGTGTTAGTGGAAAAAGCGGTCTCCATGGCGCGGCCGTATGATGCCAAAGTCTCTTTGATCCATGTTGACGTGAACTATTCCGATCTCTACACCGGGCTTATTGATGTCAATCTGGGCGATATGCAGCAACGCATTTCCGAAGAAACCCAGAATGCCCTGAAGGACCTGGCGGACGGTGCCGGTTATCCTATTTCGGAAACCCTGAGCGGCAGCGGTGATCTGGGTCAGGTGCTGGTCGACGCGATTCGCAAATACGATGTTGATCTGGTGTTGTGTGGTCATCATCAGGATTTCTGGAGCAAATTGATGTCGTCCGCGCGTCAGTTGATCAACACGGTACATATCGACATGCTGATTGTGCCGCTGCGTGATGAAGAGGTGTAA
- the uspB gene encoding universal stress protein UspB, giving the protein MISTFALFWALCVVCVINMARYYSSLRVLLLILRDCDPLLYQYVDGGGFFTSHGQPSKQLRLVRYIYAQRYLDHHDPEFIRRCARVRGQFLLTSALCGLVVVSLIGLIMWH; this is encoded by the coding sequence ATGATTAGTACATTTGCGCTTTTCTGGGCTTTATGTGTCGTCTGTGTCATCAATATGGCGCGATATTATTCTTCGTTGCGAGTGCTGCTGCTGATTCTGAGAGACTGCGATCCGCTACTGTACCAGTATGTGGACGGAGGCGGTTTTTTCACCTCTCACGGGCAGCCCAGCAAGCAGTTACGGCTGGTTCGCTATATCTACGCACAACGTTATCTTGACCATCACGATCCGGAATTTATCCGTCGCTGCGCACGGGTACGCGGTCAGTTCTTGCTGACCTCTGCCTTGTGCGGGCTGGTGGTAGTGAGCCTCATCGGCCTTATCATGTGGCACTGA
- the pitA gene encoding inorganic phosphate transporter PitA, which yields MLHLFAGLDFHTGLMLVLALLFVLFYEAINGFHDTANAVATVIYTRAMRAQLAVVMAGVFNFLGVLLGGLSVAYAIVHLLPTDLLLNVSSAHGLAMVFSMLLAAIIWNLGTWYFGLPASSSHTLIGAIIGIGLTNALVSHTSVVDALNIPKMVSIFLSLLVSPVVGMIIAGLMVYLLRRYWSGNKKRQRIHLTPVEREKQDGKRKPPFWTRTALILSAVGVSFSHGANDGQKGIGLIMLVLIGVAPAGFVLNMSASGYDISRTRDAVANLQTYYQSHQATLAHVIDLSQPVIPAPENVIPSTGNKPDFHCDTSRASIAVDRALTLLNNVKSYDDLAADDRARARRLLMCISDTLDRVVKLPETSADDKRLLNNLRGDLLHTVEYAPLWIIVAVALALSLGTMVGWKRVAVTIGEKIGKKGMTYAQGVSAQVTAAVSIGIASYTGMPVSTTHVLSSAVAGTMIVDGGGVQGKTVKNIMLAWVFTLPVSMVLSGVLYWLALKVI from the coding sequence ATGTTACATTTATTTGCCGGGCTTGATTTCCACACCGGTCTGATGCTGGTTCTCGCCCTGCTGTTTGTTCTGTTCTATGAAGCCATCAACGGCTTTCACGATACCGCCAACGCGGTAGCCACAGTTATCTATACCCGTGCGATGCGTGCCCAACTGGCGGTTGTCATGGCCGGTGTTTTCAATTTCCTCGGGGTATTGCTGGGGGGACTGAGTGTGGCGTATGCCATCGTCCACCTGCTGCCAACCGATTTGCTGCTAAACGTCAGTTCCGCTCACGGGCTGGCGATGGTGTTTTCCATGCTGCTGGCGGCGATCATTTGGAACCTCGGGACCTGGTACTTTGGTTTACCGGCTTCCAGTTCTCACACCCTGATCGGTGCCATCATCGGTATTGGTTTAACCAACGCGCTAGTGAGCCACACCTCGGTGGTGGATGCGCTCAATATCCCCAAAATGGTCAGTATTTTCCTGTCGCTGCTGGTATCACCGGTGGTCGGCATGATCATCGCCGGGTTAATGGTGTATCTGCTGCGTCGTTACTGGAGCGGCAATAAGAAGCGCCAGCGCATTCACCTGACGCCGGTTGAGCGTGAAAAACAAGATGGCAAACGTAAGCCACCGTTCTGGACCCGTACTGCGCTGATTCTGTCTGCGGTAGGGGTGAGTTTCTCTCACGGCGCTAACGACGGTCAGAAAGGCATTGGTCTTATCATGTTGGTGCTGATTGGCGTGGCACCTGCCGGGTTTGTGCTGAATATGAGTGCCTCTGGTTATGACATTAGCCGTACCCGCGACGCGGTGGCGAATCTGCAAACCTACTATCAGTCTCATCAGGCGACATTGGCTCATGTGATTGATTTATCTCAGCCGGTCATCCCGGCACCGGAAAATGTGATCCCTTCTACCGGCAACAAGCCGGATTTTCACTGCGATACCTCGCGTGCGTCGATCGCCGTCGACCGCGCACTGACGCTGCTGAATAACGTGAAGAGTTATGATGATCTGGCCGCAGACGATCGCGCCCGTGCTCGTCGCCTGCTGATGTGTATTTCCGACACTTTGGATCGTGTCGTCAAACTGCCGGAAACCTCGGCTGACGACAAACGTCTGCTCAACAATCTGCGTGGCGACCTGCTCCATACTGTTGAGTACGCTCCGCTATGGATTATTGTCGCAGTAGCGCTGGCGTTGTCACTCGGTACCATGGTGGGGTGGAAGCGCGTGGCAGTTACTATCGGTGAGAAGATCGGTAAAAAAGGCATGACCTATGCGCAGGGCGTCTCGGCGCAGGTAACGGCGGCAGTGTCCATCGGTATCGCCAGTTATACCGGCATGCCGGTTTCTACCACACACGTGCTCTCGTCCGCGGTGGCGGGAACCATGATTGTCGATGGCGGCGGTGTGCAGGGGAAAACGGTGAAAAACATTATGCTGGCCTGGGTGTTTACCCTGCCGGTGTCGATGGTGCTGTCTGGGGTTCTGTACTGGCTGGCTCTGAAGGTTATCTGA
- a CDS encoding NAD(P)/FAD-dependent oxidoreductase, translated as MEQFDVIILGAGAAGLFCAAQAGQKGLRVLLVDNGKKPGRKILMSGGGRCNFTNLYAEPAAYLSHNPHFCKSALARYTQWDFISLINRYGIAYHEKTLGQLFCDDSAQHIVDMLMKECDAGNVTLRLRSEVLSAEKNALFQVKLNTGVVQARALVIATGGLSMPGLGATPFGYQLAAQFGLNVLPTRAALVPFTLHKPLLEQLQTLSGVSVPAVVSAANGTTFRENILFTHRGLSGPAILQLSSYWQPGELVTINLLPTLDLAECLNAERQAHPNQSLKNTLSQWLPKRLVECLQALGQLPDVTLKQLNKSQQAEVEATLQQWRVQPNGTEGYRTAEVTLGGVDTRELSSKTMEASKCPGLYFIGEVVDVTGWLGGYNFQWAWSSAWACAQALE; from the coding sequence GTGGAACAGTTTGACGTCATCATCCTTGGCGCGGGAGCAGCCGGGCTATTCTGCGCGGCACAGGCAGGCCAGAAAGGTCTGCGGGTGCTGCTGGTGGACAATGGCAAAAAACCCGGCCGCAAAATTCTGATGTCCGGCGGTGGGCGCTGCAACTTTACCAATCTGTACGCCGAACCGGCGGCTTACCTGTCGCACAACCCGCACTTCTGTAAATCTGCCCTCGCCCGCTATACCCAGTGGGATTTCATCAGCCTGATTAACCGCTACGGCATCGCGTATCACGAAAAAACGCTCGGCCAGTTGTTCTGCGACGATTCCGCGCAGCACATTGTCGATATGCTAATGAAAGAGTGCGATGCCGGTAACGTGACGCTGCGCCTGCGCAGCGAGGTGCTATCGGCAGAAAAAAACGCGCTGTTCCAGGTGAAGCTCAATACCGGTGTGGTACAAGCGCGCGCGCTGGTTATCGCCACCGGCGGGCTGTCGATGCCCGGTCTGGGGGCCACACCATTCGGTTATCAACTGGCGGCACAATTTGGCCTCAACGTGTTGCCGACTCGCGCCGCACTGGTGCCGTTTACCCTGCACAAACCATTATTGGAGCAATTACAAACGCTCTCCGGCGTATCGGTACCGGCGGTGGTCAGCGCCGCAAACGGCACCACCTTCCGCGAGAATATCCTGTTTACCCACCGTGGCTTGTCCGGCCCGGCCATTCTGCAACTGTCCAGCTACTGGCAGCCGGGAGAACTCGTTACCATCAATCTGTTGCCCACGCTTGATCTGGCGGAATGCCTGAACGCTGAGCGTCAGGCACACCCGAACCAAAGCCTGAAAAATACGTTGTCGCAATGGCTGCCGAAACGACTGGTGGAATGCCTGCAAGCATTGGGGCAGCTACCGGATGTCACCTTAAAGCAGCTCAACAAGTCGCAACAGGCCGAGGTAGAAGCCACGTTACAGCAGTGGCGGGTACAGCCTAACGGCACTGAAGGTTATCGCACGGCGGAAGTCACGCTCGGCGGGGTTGATACCCGCGAACTGTCGTCAAAAACGATGGAAGCCAGCAAATGCCCGGGGTTGTATTTTATCGGCGAGGTGGTGGACGTCACCGGCTGGCTTGGCGGTTATAACTTCCAGTGGGCCTGGAGTTCGGCGTGGGCTTGCGCGCAGGCGCTGGAGTAA